A genome region from Cucurbita pepo subsp. pepo cultivar mu-cu-16 chromosome LG02, ASM280686v2, whole genome shotgun sequence includes the following:
- the LOC111787986 gene encoding uncharacterized protein LOC111787986, giving the protein MASACVNNVGIQPENFLDGSRTAYTSYGWLSPRASFSREYPDDSSANLSGFKLSPSAIADTPQTSKPVISGTDLEGSSSDFEFRLEDPVTLIPADELFFDGKLMPLQISSVKSSVKKLSSTEIGLRSPDTMTPRRVTEIDGADPYSFSPRAPRCSSRWRELLGLKKATQMTNTSAKNENPKTELSSSSNRMKSLKQFLHRNSKLVSSESTDALNHPLLKDLDYESVFLSSARLSLSSSSSGHSHEDLPRLSLDFDKPSKFNQDHKNRINLVKTRVSQSEAKRIGRSPVRRTPGESGRVKSREVSMDSPRMNSSGKIVFQSLERSSSSPSSFNGGPRLKHNGIERSYSANVRVPPVLNVPVSSLRGSSKSSGSMFGFSQLFSSPQKRTEVTCGGGKGQTRQHCRNRITRT; this is encoded by the coding sequence ATGGCTTCTGCGTGCGTCAACAACGTTGGAATACAGCCGGAGAATTTCCTCGACGGCTCACGTACCGCCTACACTTCTTACGGTTGGTTGAGCCCTCGCGCATCCTTCAGCCGCGAGTATCCAGACGACTCGTCTGCTAACCTCTCAGGCTTTAAGCTCAGTCCATCTGCCATTGCTGATACTCCTCAGACGAGTAAGCCGGTGATTTCAGGTACAGATCTAGAAGGTTCATCCAGTGATTTTGAGTTTAGGCTTGAAGATCCGGTTACTCTGATTCCTGCTGATGAGCTTTTCTTCGACGGAAAGCTTATGCCGCTGCAGATTTCATCGGTGAAATCGTCGGTTAAGAAACTCTCCTCGACGGAGATCGGTTTGCGGTCGCCTGATACAATGACGCCGCGTAGAGTAACGGAAATCGATGGTGCGGATCCGTACTCGTTCTCTCCTCGCGCTCCTAGATGCTCGAGTCGGTGGAGAGAGCTTCTAGGTCTAAAGAAGGCTACTCAGATGACTAACACATCCGCGAAGAATGAAAATCCGAAGACGGAGTTGTCTTCATCGAGCAATAGAATGAAATCTCTGAAACAATTTCTTCACAGGAATTCGAAACTCGTGTCCTCCGAGTCCACAGATGCCCTAAATCATCCGTTACTGAAGGATTTGGATTACGAATCAGTTTTCTTATCCTCTGCTcgcctctctctttcttcttcatcatctggCCATTCGCACGAGGATCTCCCTAGACTCTCACTCGATTTCGATAAGccatcaaaattcaatcaagaTCACAAGAATCGGATAAATCTGGTGAAAACGAGAGTATCGCAATCAGAAGCGAAGAGAATAGGGCGGAGCCCGGTCCGTCGGACTCCAGGGGAATCAGGTAGAGTGAAGAGCAGAGAAGTATCCATGGATAGTCCTAGAATGAACTCCTCAGGGAAAATAGTGTTTCAGAGTCTAGAAAGGAGTTCGAGTAGTCCGAGTAGCTTCAATGGCGGACCGAGATTGAAGCACAACGGCATCGAGAGGTCATACTCCGCGAATGTGAGAGTTCCGCCGGTGTTAAACGTCCCGGTGAGCTCGCTGAGAGGTTCATCGAAATCATCGGGGTCGATGTTCGGGTTCAGCCAGCTGTTTTCCTCGCCGCAGAAGAGGACCGAAGTGACTTGCGGCGGCGGTAAAGGCCAGACGAGGCAGCACTGCAGAAACCGGATCACTCGAACCTGA
- the LOC111787987 gene encoding choline-phosphate cytidylyltransferase 1-like, whose product MAEVKSADSTTTLNASPNYSNPDYPTDRPVRVYADGIYDLFHFGHARSLEQAKKSFPNTYLLVGCCNDETTHSLKGKTVMNEAERYESLRHCKWVDEVIPDAPWVISQEFIDKHKIDFVAHDSLPYADATGAGKDVYEFVKKIGKFKETKRTEGISTSDIIMRIVKDYNQYVLRNLDRGYSRKELGVSFVKEKRLRVNMRLKKLQEKVKEHQEKVGEKIQTVAKTAGMHRNEWVENADRWVAGFLEMFEEGCHKMGTAIRDRIQERLMGAQQQKYLENGKDSDSDLEEEYYYDDDDDEEYYEDDFYEEFEKDEKKR is encoded by the exons ATGGCAGAGGTGAAGTCCGCCGATTCCACCACCACTCTCAACGCTTCTCCTAACTATTCCAATCCTGATTACCCGACGGACCGCCCAGTTCGAGTTTACGCCGATGGGATCTACGATCTCTTCCATTTCGGTCACGCTCGCTCTCTTGAGCAAGCCAAGAAATC ATTCCCGAATACTTATTTGTTAGTTGGATGTTGCAATGATGAGACTACCCACAGTCTTAAAGGGAAAACTGTTATGAATGAAGCTGAACGATATGAATCTCTTCGCCATTGCAA GTGGGTGGATGAAGTGATTCCTGATGCACCCTGGGTGATCTCTCAAGAATTTATTGACAAGCACAAGATTGACTTTGTGGCCCACGATTCTCTTCC TTATGCTGATGCTACCGGAGCTGGGAAGGATGTTTATGAATTT gttaaaaaaattggaaagttcaaggaaacaaaaaggacAGAAGGAATATCAACTTCAGACATTATCATGAGGATTGTCAAAGATTATAATCAATATGTTCTGCGTAATTTGGACCGTGGTTATTCGAGGAAAGAGCTTGGAGTCAGCTTTGTGAAG GAAAAGCGGTTAAGAGTGAACATGAGATTGAAGAAATTACAGGAGAAAGTGAAGGAACACCAAGAAAAAGTGGGAGAAAAG ATTCAAACAGTGGCAAAAACTGCCGGCATGCACAGGAATGAGTGGGTGGAAAATGCTGATCGCTGGGTGGCTGGATTTCTAGAGATGTTTGAAGAAGGTTGTCATAAGATG GGCACAGCCATCAGAGACCGAATTCAAGAACGTTTGATGGGGGCACAGCAGCAAAAATATCTAGAAAATGGCAAGGACAGTGACTCAGACCTCGAAGAAGAATATTAttacgacgacgacgacgacgaagaATATTATGAAGACGACTTCTACGAAGAATTCGAGAAAGACGAGAAGAAAAGGTAG